The Anaeromyxobacter diazotrophicus genome includes the window CCTCATGCACGCCGACGCGAAGCACGGAAGCCCGTGCGAGACGGCACGCCCGACACCGCAGACCCCCGCTGGTCAGCCCGTTGGGCCGGGCTCTCTCGCACCGGGTTCGCAGCCCGTCGATACGCAGCCCGTAGTTACGGTCGGGGAACTCGCGCTCGCAGCCCGGCACAGGCGCGCCGTGGACGAGCGGTCGCGCCGCGTTGGCGAAAAGCTTCGACGGGAACTGGGTGAGGAGGTCTGTAGGGCCCTCGATGACCACCGCGTCATCGAGATCATGCTGAATCCGGATGGAAGGCTTTGGGTCGAGCGCCTCGGGGAGCGGATGAAGCCGTTCGGGACGATGTCCGCGAGCCAGGCCGAATCCCTCCTCGCCACTGTGGCTGCATCCCTCCGCACCGCGGTGACGCGGGAGACGCCCATTCTCGAATGCGAGCTGCCGCTCGATGGGAGCCGGTTCGAGGCGCTCCTGCCGCCAGTGGCGGCGGCGCCGATCTTCACGATCCGCAAGATGGCTTCACGGATCTTCACGCTCGACAACTTCGTAACCCAGGGCGTCATGACATCGACGGAGCGGGCCGCACTGGGTCGAGCAGTGGCGGAGCGAAGGAACGTGCTCGTCGTGGGAGCAACCGGGAGCGGGAAGACGACCTTCGCGAACGGCATCGTCCACGAGATGACGTTGAGCCACCCCGGGCATCGCCTCGTCGTCATCGAGG containing:
- the trbB gene encoding P-type conjugative transfer ATPase TrbB, with translation MDERSRRVGEKLRRELGEEVCRALDDHRVIEIMLNPDGRLWVERLGERMKPFGTMSASQAESLLATVAASLRTAVTRETPILECELPLDGSRFEALLPPVAAAPIFTIRKMASRIFTLDNFVTQGVMTSTERAALGRAVAERRNVLVVGATGSGKTTFANGIVHEMTLSHPGHRLVVIEDTPEIQCSAPNHVLLRTTTTVDMLRLLKATMRLRPDRIVVGEVRGAEALALLKAWNTGHPGGCATVHANSAEAGLWRLEQLASEANTGRTERLIAEAVDLVMFVEKRAEKRCVSEMMAVLDYDATTQRYVLEPAA